One Piscinibacter lacus genomic window, CCACAAGATCGCGATCGCCGAAGCCAAGAAGCTGGGCATCCCGGTCATCGGCGTCGTCGACACCAACCACAATCCGGACGGCATCGACTACGTGATCCCGGGCAACGACGACTCGGCCAAGGCCGTGGCGCTGTATGCCCAGTCGGTCGCCGAGGCCGTGCTGGCCGGCAGGGCCAATGCGGTCAATGAAGTGGTTGCCGCGGCCCAGGACGGCGACGAGTTCGTCGAGGTCAGCGACGCGGTCTGATCCCGCGGCGCCGGCCAGGACCAGGGGCTGTCTCAGCCCCTTTTTCTTGAGCAAGCGTTTGTCGACCGGCCGTCCGCGGCCCGCCGCCCGGCCGGTCGAAAGCCCCACGTGGCGCTCTGCGCGCCGCCGTCCCGCGCAGGCGGGACATCCCAACCCGGAGTGACACCATGCCCGCAATCACCGCCTCGATGGTCGCCGAACTGCGCGCCAAGACCGACGCGCCGATGATGGAGTGCAAGAAGGCCCTGACCGAGGCCGACGGCGACCTGGCCCGCGCGGAGGAAATCCTGCGCGTCAAGCTTGGCAACAAGGCCGGCAAGGCCGCCTCGCGCATCACCGCCGAAGGCGTGATCGCCGCCGCGATCCACGGCAGCACCGGCGCGATGATCGAAGTCAACTGCGAGACCGACTTCGTCTCGAAGAACGACAGCTTCCTCGCCTTCACCCAGGCCGCCGCCCGCCTGGTGGCCGAGGCCAACCCGGCCGACGTGGCCGCGCTGTCGGCCCTGCCCCATGCGCAGGACGGTTTCGGCCCGACGCTTGAAGACGTGCGCAAGGGCCTGATCGGCAAGATCGGCGAGAACATGTCCTTCCGCCGCTTCCAGCGCTATGCCTCGGGCGCCCAGCTTGCCCATTACCTGCACGGCACCCGCATCGGCGTGGTCGTCGAGTTCGAAGGCAGCGACGTGGCCGCCAAGGACGTGGCCATGCATGTGGCCGCGATGAAGCCTGCCGCGCTGTCGAGCGCCGAAGTCCCGGCCGAGCTGGTCGAGAAGGAGCGCAAGATCGCCGCCGAGAAGGCCGCCGAATCGGGCAAGCCGGCCGACATCGTCGCCAAGATGGTCGAGGGCTCGGTGCAGAAGTTCCTCAAGGAAGTCTCGCTGCTCGACCAGGTCTTCGTGAAGGCCGCCGACGGCAAGCAGACCGTCGCCGCCTACCTCAAGGCGGCCAACACCACGGTCAAGGGCTTCACGCTCTACGTGGTCGGCGAAGGCATCGAGAAGAAGCAGGACGACTTCGCCGCCGAAGTGGCGGCCCAGGTCGCCGCGGCCAAGGGCGGCTGAGCCCGGCCGGGTGCGGCCCGCGCGACGGGCTGCGCCCGGTGGAAGACCCGGGGCAAACCCGGGTCTCCCCTTAAACTCCGGCGGCGCTGCGGCGGGCCGTCATTCCTGATGAGCCCGGGACCGTGCCTGCCCCGAGGAGCTTCCTGCATGCCTGCGTACCGACGCATCCTGCTCAAACTGTCCGGCGAAGCCCTGATGGGCGATGACGCCTACGGCATCAACCGCGCGACGATCGCGCGCATGGTCGCCGAGGTGCATGCCGTCACGAAGCTGGGCTGCGAAGTGGCGGTGGTCATCGGCGGCGGCAACATCTTCCGCGGCGTGGCCGGGGGCTCGGTCGGCATGGACCGCGCCACCGCCGACTACATGGGCATGCTGGCCACGGTGATGAATGCGCTGGCCCTGGCCGATTCGATGCGGCAGGACGGCATGACTGCCCGCGTGATGTCGGCCATCGCGATCGACCAGGTGGTCGAGCCCTATGTGCGGCCCAAGGCCCTGCAATACCTGGAAGAGGGCAAGGTCGTCGTCTTCGCCGCCGGCACCGGCAACCCCTTCTTCACCACCGACACCGCCGCCGCGCTGCGCGGCGCCGAGATCGGTGCCGAACTCGTGCTCAAGGCGACCAAGGTCGACGGCGTCTACACCGCCGATCCGGCCAAGGACCCGAGCGCGATCCGCTATTCCACGATCAGCTTCGACGAGGCCATCGCCCGCAACCTGCAGGTGATGGACGCGACCGCCTTCGCGCTGTGCCGCGACCAGAAGCTGCCGATCCGCGTGTTCTCCATCCTGAAGTCCGGCGCGCTGATGCGCGTCGTGCAGGGCGAGGACGAGGGCACGCTGGTCCACGTCTGACCCCGAGGTTTCCGTCATGAGCATTGCCGACATCAAGAAGAGCTTCGAGCAGAAAAGCGCCAAGTCCATCGAGGCCTTCAAGCATGAGCTGACCAAGATCCGCACCGGCCGCGCCCACCCGGGCATCCTCGACCAGGTGCAGGTCGAGTACTACGGCTCGATGGTGCCGATCAGCCAGGTGGCCAACGTCAGCCTGCTCGATGCCCGCACGATCAGCGTGCAGCCCTGGGAAAAGGGCCTGAGCCAGAAGATCGAGAAGGCCATCCGCGAGAGCGACCTGGGCCTGAACCCGGCCAGCCAGGGCGACCTGATCCGCGTGCCCATGCCGCCGCTGACCGAGGAGCGCCGCAAGGAGCTGACCAAGGTCGTGCGCAATGCCGGCGAGGATGCGAAGGTGGCCGTGCGCAACCTGCGCCGCGACGCCAACGAGCAGGCCAAGAAGATGCTCAAGGACAAGCTGATTCCCGAGGACGACGAGCGTCGCTCGACCGAGGACATCCAGAAGCTGACCGACAAGACCATTGCCGAGATCGACAAGCTGATCCAGGGCAAGGAAGCCGAGATCCTGGCCGTCTGAGCCCCTGCTGGCCTATCGGCCTGGCGCGGCTGCGCCGGGCGGCATGGACGAGACCTTGATGCGCGAAGCCGATTCCCCGTCGATCCCCCGCCATGTCGCCATCGTCATGGATGGCAATGGGCGCTGGGCGCGCAAGCGGCTCATGCCCCGCGTCTTCGGCCACAAGGCCGGCGTCGATGCCCTGGTGCGCACGGTGCGCGCCTGCGCCGACCGCGGCGTGCGGCACCTCACCGTCTTCGCTTTTTCCAGCGAGAACTGGAAGCGGCCCGAGGACGAGGTCTCGGGCCTGATGGCCTTGATGATGAATGCGGTGGCCAAGCACATGTCGGCCCTGCGCGAGGAGGGCGTGCGGGTGCGCATCGTCGGCGACCGCAGCGGCATCTCGGCCGGCGTGATCGCCTCCTGGGATGCCATCGAAGCGGCCACCGCCCACAACCAGCGCATCGAGCTCTATGTCGCTTTCAACTACGGTGGCCGCTGGGACATCGTTCAAGCCTGCCGGCGCTTGATCGCCGAGGGCGTCGACCCCGCGACGATCGACGAGGCCAGCCTGGCCCGCCGCCTTGTCATGCATGAGGCACCGGACCCGGACCTGTTCATCCGCACCGGTGGCGAGCTTCGCCTGTCCAACTTCCTGCTGTGGCAAAGCGCCTATGCCGAGCTGCATTTCAGCGACTGTCTCTGGCCCGACTTCGATGCCGAGGAACTGGACCGCGCGCTGCAAGCCTATGCCCGCCGCGAGCGCCGCTTCGGCCGGGTGACGACGCTGGCGGCCGGCGGCCCGGCGGGTGATGCGCCCGACCCGGCCGGCCTGCCCGCCTCGGCCCTGTTGCGTTGAGCCGGAACCCGCCATGCTGCGCCAGCGTGTGATCACCGCGGTGCTGCTGCTGGCCGTGCTGCTGCCGGCCATGGCGGCGCAGGCGCTGTGGCCGCTGGCCCTGGTCGGCGCGGCCATCGTCGGCGCCGGGGGCTGGGAATGGGCCCGGCTCAACGGCAGCCGGCAGCCGCGGCTGGCGGGCCTGGCCTTGGTCGTGCTGGGGCTGGGCTTGGCCGTGCTCGGCCTGGGCTGGCAGGCGGCGCAGTTCGCGGGCCCGGCCGCTGGCCTGCCCGCCGCACCGCCTGCGCTGTGGTGGGGCCTGGCCGGCCTGTGGGTGCTGGGCCTGGTGCAGGTGCTGGGTGGCGGCGTGGCCCGCTGGCCGGCCTGGCCGCAAGGCCTGCGCCTGCTGCTGGGCGCGCCCATGCTCTGGGCCGCGGGCCTGGCCCTGCTGACGGCGCGGGCCCAGGGCCTGGCCTTTCTCGTGTCCCTCCTGGCCCTGGTGTGGGTGGCCGACATCGCGGCCTATTTCGGCGGCCGACGCTTCGGCCGCCGCAAGCTGGCCCCGGCCATCAGCCCGGGCAAGAGCTGGGAAGGCGTGTGGAGCGGCGCCCTAGGCGTGGCCCTGCTGGCGGCGCTGTGGATTGCCGCCGACCGCCTGCTCGGCCCGGCCGGCCCGAGCTACTACACCGTGCTGCTCGACCGCCACGGCCCGCTGGTGCTGGTGCTGGCTCTGGCCCTGCTGACGGCACTCAGCGTCAGCGGCGACCTCTTCGAATCCCTGGTCAAGCGCAGCGCGGGGGTCAAGGATTCCAGCGGCCTGCTGCCCGGCCACGGCGGCGTGCTCGACCGCATCGATGCCCTGCTGCCGGTGCTGCCGGTGGCCATGGCCCTGGTAGCCTGAGCGCCTTCTCCTTCCTGTCTCACGGCATGAGCCTTCAGCGCGTCTGCATCCTCGGCTCGACCGGGTCCATCGGCGAGAACACGCTCGACGTGATCGCCCGCCATCCCGAGCGCTTCCAGGTGGTCGCGCTCAGCGCGGCCAGCCGGGTCGATGCGCTGGCCGCGCAATGCCGCCGCTGGCGCCCGGCCTATGCGGTGATGCCGGCCGCCGTCCAGGCCGAGGCCCTGCGCGCCGCACTGGCCGACCTGCCCGGCACCGAGGTGCTGGACGGCGAGGATGCGCTCGCCCGCATCGCCGCGCTGCCCGAGGTCGACACGGTGATGGCCGCCATCGTCGGCGCCGCCGGCCTGGCGCCCTGCTTGGCCGCGGCCCGTGCCGGCAAGCGCCTGCTGCTGGCCAACAAGGAGGCGCTGGTCGTCGGTGGTGCGCTCTTCATGCGGGCGGTGGCCGAGGGCGGCGCGACCCTGCTGCCCATCGACAGCGAGCATTCCGCTGTCTTCCAGTGCCTGCCGCAGGATCGCGCGCACTGGGATGCGCACATCGACCACATCGTGCTGACGGCCTCGGGCGGCCCCTTCCGCCAGCGCGACCCGGCGACCCTGGTCGAGGTCACGCCCGAGCAGGCCGTGGCCCATCCCAACTGGGTCATGGGCCGCAAGATCTCGGTCGACTCGGCCACCATGATGAACAAGGCCCTGGAGGTGATCGAGGCGCGCTGGCTCTTCGGCTTGCAGCCCGAGCGCATCCGCGTGCTCATCCATCCGCAGAGCATCGTGCATTCGATGGTGGTCTGCCGCGACGGCCAGGTGCTCGCGCAGATGGGCACGCCGGACATGCGCGGCCCCATCGCCTACGGCCTGGCCTGGCCGGAACGGGTGGCCTGCGGCGCACCGGCGCTGGACTTGAGCCGTGCCGCCGCGCTGAGCTTCGAGCCCGTCGACACCGCCCGCTTCCCCGGCCTGCAACTGGCCTGGGACACGCTCGCCGGCCCGGCCGGCAGCACCGCCGTGCTGAATGCCGCCAACGAGGTGGCGGTGGCCGCATTCCTCGACCGGCGCATCCGCTTCGACCAGATCCATGCCGTCAATGCCGACACGCTGGCGGCCTGCGCGCCGGCGGCCGGCGAGACCGACAGCCTCGACGGCCTGCTGGCCCTGGATGCCCGCGCCCGCGCCGCGGCGGGCGAGCGGGTCGTGCGCCTGGGCGGCTGAGCGACACTGCCGCCCATGAGCACCGTCCTCGCCTTCCTCTTCACCATCGGCCTGCTGGTCACGGTCCACGAGTGGGGCCACTACCGCGCGGCCCGGGCCTGTGGCGTGAAGGTGCTGCGCTTCTCCATCGGCTTCGGCAAGCCGCTGCTGCGCTGGCAGCGGGGCGAGACCGAATTCGTGCTGGCCCTGCTGCCGCTGGGCGGCTACGTGAAGATGCTCGACGAGCGCGAGGGCGCTGTCGATCCGGCCGACCAGCCCCGCGCCTTCAACCGCAAGCCGCTGAAGCAGCGGGCCTTCATCGTCGCCGCCGGGCCGGCCGTCAATCTGCTGACGGCCGTGCTGATCTACGCATCGATGCACCTGATCGGCATCGAGGAGGCCCTGCCGGTGCTCGGCAGCCCGCAGCCCGGCAGCCTGGCGGCCCAGGCCGGCCTGCAAGCCGGCGACCGGGTGCTGGCCCTGCGCCCGAGCCGCCCTGCGGAGGCCACCAAGGCCGCCTGGCAGCCGGTGCCCAGCTATGCCGACCTGCGCTGGCGCCTGACCGAGGCGACGCTGGACGGGCACAACGTGCAAGTGCGGGTGGAAGGTCCGGGCGGCCGGCGCGAGCTGGACCTGCTGCTGGCGGGCCTGGATGCGTCCGAGGTCGATGCCGGCCTGGGGCGGCGCATCGGCCTGTCGGGCCCCTACAGCGCGGCGCGCATCGGCACGCCGCGGCCTGAGGGTCCGGCCGCCGCGGCCGGCCTGCGCGAAGGCGATCTGGTGCGGGCGATCGACGGCGAGCCGGTGCTTGACGCCGTGCAGCTTCGCGAGCGCATCCGTGCCTCGGTCGTCGAGGGCGGCACGCCGCGCGCGCTGACCTTCCTGATCGAGCGCGAAGGCCGCGAGCTGAGCCTGAGCGTGCAACCCCGCCTGGGTGCCGAGAGCGGCCCGCCGATGCCGCGCATCGAGGCCCTGGTCGGCGGCCTGCCCGAGCTCGTGCTGCTGCGCCAGGGGCCGCTGGATGCCCTGGTGATGGGGGCCGAGCGCACCGTCGAAGTGGCCGTGCTCAGCCTGCGCATGCTCGGCCGCATGCTGATCGGCGAGGCCTCGCTCAAGAACCTCAGCGGCCCGCTGACGATTGCCGATGCGGCCGGCCAGACGGCGCGCTCGGGCCTGATCCCCTTCCTCGGCTTCCTGGCCCTGGTCAGCGTCAGCCTGGGCGTGCTCAACCTGCTGCCCCTGCCCATGCTCGATGGCGGGCATCTGGTGTATTACATTGTCGAGGGCCTCACCGGCCGGCCGATCTCCGAGGCGTGGCTGGACCGGCTGCAGCGCGGCGGGCTGGCCATCATGGCGCTGATGATGTCCCTCGCCCTCTACAACGACCTGGCCCGCTTGCTGGGCCAGCATTGACCCCCTCCACACGCATGTCAGCCTTTCTCGCGCCGCAGCGCGGGCTTGCGGTTCCGCGCGCAAGCCGACCCGCCGTCCGTCCGCGTCCCCTCCTGGCCGCCATGGCGGTGGCCTGGGCCCTGGTCGCCACGCCGGCCCTGGCCGTCGACCCCTTTGCCCTGCGTGACATCCGGGTCGAGGGCCTGCAGCGGGCCGATGCCGGCACCGTCTTCGGCGCGCTGCCCTTCCGCATCGGCGATGTCTACAACGACGAGAAGGCTGCCGCCGCGCTGCGCGCGCTCTTCGCCACCGGCCTGTTCAAGGACGTGCGGATTGAGGTGGAAGGAGACGTCGTCGTCGTCATCGTCGAGGAGCGTCCGCTCATCGCCGCGGTGGAGTTCACCGGCCTGAAGGAATTCGACAAGGACGCCCTGCTGAAGTCGCTGCGCGACGTCGGCATCGGCGAAGGCCGGCCCTTCGACCGCGCCCTGGCCGACCGCGCCGAGCAGGAGCTCAAGCGCCAGTACCTGACGCGCAGCCTGTATGGCGCCGAGGTCATCACCACCATCACCCCGGTCGAGCGCAACCGCGTCAACGTCAGCTTCAATGTGGTCGAGGGCGAGGTCGCCCAGATCGGCGAGATCCGCATCCTCGGCAGCAAGGCCTTCTCCGAGAAGGAATTGCTCAAGCAGATCGAATCCACCACCGGTGGCTGGCTGACCTGGTACACCAAGACCGACCGTTATTCGCGCGTCAAGCTCAATGCCGACCTGGAAGCGCTGCGCGCCTACTACCTGAACCGCGGCTACCTGGAGTTCAACGTCGACTCCACCCAGGTCGCGATCACGCCGGACAAGCAGCGCATCTCGATCACCATCAATGTGAGCGAGGGCCAGCCCTACACCGTGACCAGCGTGCGGCTGGAGGGCGACTTCCTCGGCCGCGACGAGGAGTTCAAGCAGCGCGTGACGATCAAGCCCGGCGCGCCCTACCGTGCCGAGGATGTGGCCGAGACCAACCGCCGCTTCGGCGAGCTCTACGGCAATTTCGGCTACGCCTTCGCGCGCATCGAGCCGCGCACCGAGGTCGACCGCGCCAGCGGCCGGGTGGCGGTGGTCATCGCCGGCCAGCCCTCGCAGCGCGTCTACGTGCGCCGCGTCAATGTGGCGGGCAACGAGCGCACCCGCGACGAGGTGATCCGCCGCGAGTTCCGGCAGTTCGAGTCCTCCTGGTACGACGGCCGCAAGATCAAGCTCTCGCGCGATCGCATCGACCGGCTCGGCTACTTCAGCCAGGTCGAGGTGGATACCGCCGAGGTGCCCGGCGCGCCCGACCAGGTCGACCTGACCGCCAAGGTCACCGAGAAGGCCACCGGCAACATCCAGCTTGGCGCCGGTTTCTCCAGCGCGGAGAAGATCACCTTCACCTTCGGCATCCGCCAGGACAACATCTTCGGCACCGGCAACTACCTGGGGCTGGAGCTCAACACCGGCAAGTTCAACCGGACCATCGTGCTCAGCACGGTCGATCCCTACTTCACCGCCGATGGGGTCTCGCGCGCCATCGATCTCTACTTCCGCACCCAGCGGCCGGTGAACAGCCAGGGCGAGTCCTACCGCTTCGTCACCCAGGGCGGTGCGGTGCGCTTCGGCGTGCCTTTCACCGAACTCGACACGGTCTTCTTTGGCATCGGTGCCGAGCGCACGACGATCGAGTCCGGCCTGCTGCTGCCCAACAGCTTCCTTCTCTTCCGAGAGCAGTTCGGCGAGACCAGCGCCAGCCTGCCGCTGACCCTGGGCTGGCAACGCGATGGCCGCGACTCGGCCCTGGTGCCGACCAGCGGCCGCTACCAGCGCTTCAATGCCGAATGGGGCATCGCGCTGGACACCCGCTACATCCGCAGCAACTACCAGTTCCAGCAGTGGGTGCCCTTCGGCAAGCTCTACACCCTGGGCCTGAATGCCGAGTTCGGCTACGGCAAGGGCCTGGGCGGCAAGCCCTTCCCGGTCTTCAAGAACTTCTTCGGCGGAGGCCTGGGCTCGGTGCGCGGTTTCGACCAGGGCTCGCTCGGCCCGATCGACGTGACCGGCGCATACACCGGCGGCACGCGGCGCCTGAACCTCAACAGCGAGTTCTACGTGCCGGTGCCGGGTTCCGGCAACGACCGCACCCTGCGCATCTTCGGCTGGGTCGATGCGGGCAATGTGTGGGCCGAGGACGAATCCATCGAGTTCAGCTCCCTGCGCGCGGCGGCGGGCCTGGGCCTGTCGTGGATCTCGCCGGTCGGCCCGCTGAAGGTCAGCTTGGGGGTGCCGATCCGCAAGTTCCCCCAAGATAGAATCCAGCGCTTTCAATTCCAGATCGGGACTGCGTTCTGATGAAGATGAATCTCCCCCGCACGCTCGTTGCCGCAGCCGCCCTGGCGGCCAGCCTGCACGTCGGCGCAGCCCAGGAACTGAAGATCGGCTATGTCAACAGCGAGCGCGTGCTGCGCGAAGCTGCGCCGGCCAAGGCCGCACAGACCAAGCTCGAGACCGAATTCGGTCGCCGCGAGAAGGAACTCGCCGACACCGCCAGCCGCCTGAAAACCGCGTCCGAGAAGCTTGAGAAGGACGCCCCCACGCTCAGCGAATCAGAGCGTGGTCGCCGTCAGCGCGAGCTGCAAGAGCAGGACCGCGACTTCGCCCGCAAGCGCCGCGAGTTCCAGGAAGACCTGAACCAGCGCAAGAACGAAGAACTGGCCCAGGTCGTCGATCGCGCCAACAAGGTCATCAAGCAGATCTTCGAGACCGAGAAGTACGACCTGATCCTTCAGGAAGCCGTCTTCGCCGGTCCGCGCATCGACATCACCGACAAGGTCATCAAGTCGCTCAACAGCGGCGCGAGCAAGTGACCGGCGCCCGGCAGACGGGCGCGATCGGACGATGAACCGCATGGCCACAGGCTCCGAGGGGCTCCCGCTGCCGGAGATCTTTGTGGTCTCGGCGGCCGAACTGGCGGCGGTGCTGCAAAACGCCCTGGGCGGCCCGCACATGGTGCAGATCGAAGGCGAAGGTGCGCGCAGACTGCGCGCCATCGAGCCGCTCGACCGAGCCGGCCCGCAGGCCATCAGCTTCCTGGCCAATCCCCGCTACCGCAGCCTGCTTGCCGCCACCCGCGCAGGGGCCGTCATCCTGGCGCCCGCGGCCCGGGATGCGCTGCCTGCGGGCTGCACCGCGCTGCTCACGGCCGACCCTTATCACGCCTTCGCCCGCCTGACCCAGTGGTGGGCGGCACGCACGCGACCGGCTCCTGCGCCCGGGGTGCATCCGACCGCGGTGGTCGACCCGACGGCCCGGCTGGGGGTGGGCGTGTCGATTGGTGCGCTGGCGGTGATCGAGGCCGGCGCCGAGATCGGCGCAAATGCAGTCATCGGCGCGCAATGCCACATCGGCCGCCAGGCCCGCATCGGCGCCCGCACGCGGCTGGCGCCGCAGGTGGTGGTGGGTTTTGATTGCGTGATCGGTGCCGACGGCCTGCTGCACAGCGGCGTGGTGATCGGTGCCGACGGCTTCGGCCTCGCGCCGACCAAGCAGGGCTACGTGAAGATCGAGCAGCTCGGCGCGGTCCGCATCGGCGATGCGGTCGAGATCGGCGCCAACACCTGCATCGACCGCGGCGCTTTGGGCGACACCGTGATCGGCGACGGCGTGAAGCTCGACAACCTGATCCAGATCGCCCACAACGTGCAGCTCGGCGAGCACACGGCCATGGCCGGCTGCTCGGCGATTGCCGGCAGCACGGTGGTCGGCGCGCGCTGCACCATCGGGGGCGGCGCTGGCGTGCTGGGCCACCTGCGCATCGCCGACGATGTGCATGTGTCGGCCCAGAGCACCGTGAGCCGCTCGCTCGACACCCCCGGCCAGTACACCGGCTTCTTTCCGCTCGATGACAATCGGTCCTGGGAGAAGAACGCCGTCACCCTGCGTCAGCTCCACCGCCTGCGCGAGCGGGTGCGTGCCCTGGAGGCACGGCTCGGCGAGCCGGCCTCCGATCCTTCCCCCACGGTCTCCGCGACCCCCACGGCGCCACCCGCAGCGCCCGACGCATCATGACGATGGACATTCACACCATCCTGAAGAAGCTCCCGCACCGTTACCCCATCCTGCTGGTGGACCGCGTGCTGGAAGTTGAATGCGGCAAGCGCATCAAGGCGCTCAAGAACGTCTCGATCAACGAACCCTTCTTCCTCGGCCACTTCCCGCACCGCCCGGTGATGCCGGGTGTGCTGATGCTCGAAGCCCTGGCCCAGGCGGCGGCGCTGCTGAGCTTTTCCGGCGAAGGCGAGAGCGCAAGCGACGACAAGGTCATCTACTTCGTCGGCATCGATGGCGCGCGCTTCAAGCGCCCGGTCGAGCCCGGCGACCAGCTCATCCTGGAGGTCGAGGTCGACCGCATCCGCGCCGGCATCCACAAGTTCAAGGCGCGTGGCCTGGTCGATGGCGAGCTCGCCGTCGAAGCCGCGCTGATGTGCACGATGCGCAGCATCGCCTGAACCCCGGACCGCGGAGCTTCGGCATGGCCCAGATCCATCCCACCGCCATCGTCGACCCGGCGGCCACCCTGCATTCGTCGGTCAGCGTCGGGCCTTACTCGATCATCGGCCCGCATGTGGTGGTGGGCGAGGGCACGACGATCGGCCCGCACTGCGTGATCGAGGGCCACACCACGATCGGCCGCGACAACCGCATCTTCCAGTTCTGCTCGCTGGGCGCGGTGCCGCAGGACAAGAAGTACGCCGGCGAGCCGACCGAGTTGCGCATCGGCGACGGCAACACCCTCCGCGAGTTCTGCACCTTCAACCTTGGCGTGGTCGGGGCGGGCGGGCTGACCCAGGTCGGCCACCGCAACTGGATCATGGCCTATGTGCACCTGGCGCACGATTGCCGGCTGGGTGACGACAACGTGATCGCGAACTCGGTGCAGTTCGCCGGTCATGTCGAGGTCGGCAACGCCACCCTGATCGGCGGCCTGAGCGGCATCCACCAGTTCGTGCGCATCGGCGATTTCGCCATGGTCGGCTTCCAGACCCGGCTGTCGCAGGACCTGCCGCCCTTCATCGTCGCGGCCGGCAACCCGGCCCAGGCGCAGAGCCCGCACCTGGAAGGCCCGCGCCGCCGCGGCTACAGCCCCGAACGCCTGGCCCAGCTCAAGCAGATCCACCGCATCCTCTACCGCAAGGGCCTGAGCCTGGCCGATGCCGTGGCCGAGATCGGCGGCCTGCGCGGCGCGGTCGAGGGGGGCGATGCCGAGGTCGAGGCCATGCTCGCCTTCCTCGCCGGCTCCACCCGCGGCATCGTGCGCTGAGCCGCGGCGCGCGACGCACTCTTTGACGATTCCCGCCCGATGAAGCTCGGCATGGTGGCCGGCGAGGCCTCGGGCGACCTGCTCGGCGGCCTGCTGATGCAGGGCCTGCGCGCGCGCTGGCCGGCGCTCTCAAGCGTCGGCATCGGCGGCCCCCGGATGCAGGCCGAGGGCCTGCAAAGCTGGTGGCCGGCCGAGCGCCTGGCGGTGCACGGTTTCGTCGATGCGCTGAAGGTCTACTTGCCCCTGGTGAAGATGCGCCGCGAGCTGGGCGATCGCCTGCTCGACGCGCGCCCCGCGGCCTTCATCGGCATCGACGCGCCCGACTTCAACCTCGGCCTGGAGACCCGCCTCAAGCAGGCCGGCCTGCCGACTGTGCACTTCGTCTGTCCCTCGATCTGGGCCTGGCGGGGCGGCCGCGTCAAGGCCATCGCGGCGGCGGCCGACCATGTGCTCTGCCTCTTTCCCTTCGAGCCCGCGCTGCTCGCGAAGTCGGGCATCGCGGCCAGCTATGTCGGCCACCCGCTGGCCGATGCCCTGCCGCTCGATCCGCCCCGGGCTGCCGCCCGCGCCGCGCTGGGCCTGGCCGAAGGCGACACCGTCGTCGGCCTGTTGCCCGGCAGCCGGCGCAGCGAGGTGCGCTTCAATGCCGCGGCCTTCGCCGCTGCGGGCCGGCGCCTGCAGGCGGCCCGCCCGGGCCTGAAGCTGCTGCTGCCGGTGGCGCCCGGCCTGCGCGGCCTGGTCGAGGAAGCGCTGGCCGCGGCCGGTGCAGCGGGTGCGGTGCAGCTGCTCGACGGCCGCTCGCACGAGGTGATGGCCGCCAGCGACAGCCTCATCATCGCCAGCGGCACCGCCACGCTGGAGGCCGCGCTGTTCAAGCGCCCCATGGTCATCGGCTACCGCATGGCCAGCCTGAACTGGGCGCTGATGAAGCGCATGGCCTACCAGCCCTGGGTGGGGCTGCCCAACATCCTGGCTGGCGATTTCGTGGTGCCCGAGCTGCTGCAGCAGGCCATGACGCCCGAGGCCCTGGCCACCGCCACCCTGCGCTGGCTGGACGATCCGGCCGCCTGCGCCCGCCTGGCCGAGCGCTTCACCGACCTGCACCTCAGCCTGCGCCGCGACACCGCCCGCGCCGCCGCTGGCGCGCTGGGCGAGCTGCTCGGCGCCTGAATCGCCCCGGACCATGGCCCCCCGCCGCACCCGTGCCACGCCTGCTGCGCCGGCCGCCGCCCCGGCGCAGCTCGACTTTCCGTGGATCACCCATGGCCTGCTCGCCGGGGTGGACGAGGCTGGCCGCGGCCCGCTGGCCGGGCCGGTGGTGGCTGCCGCGGTCATCC contains:
- the lpxA gene encoding acyl-ACP--UDP-N-acetylglucosamine O-acyltransferase, with protein sequence MAQIHPTAIVDPAATLHSSVSVGPYSIIGPHVVVGEGTTIGPHCVIEGHTTIGRDNRIFQFCSLGAVPQDKKYAGEPTELRIGDGNTLREFCTFNLGVVGAGGLTQVGHRNWIMAYVHLAHDCRLGDDNVIANSVQFAGHVEVGNATLIGGLSGIHQFVRIGDFAMVGFQTRLSQDLPPFIVAAGNPAQAQSPHLEGPRRRGYSPERLAQLKQIHRILYRKGLSLADAVAEIGGLRGAVEGGDAEVEAMLAFLAGSTRGIVR
- the lpxB gene encoding lipid-A-disaccharide synthase, which encodes MKLGMVAGEASGDLLGGLLMQGLRARWPALSSVGIGGPRMQAEGLQSWWPAERLAVHGFVDALKVYLPLVKMRRELGDRLLDARPAAFIGIDAPDFNLGLETRLKQAGLPTVHFVCPSIWAWRGGRVKAIAAAADHVLCLFPFEPALLAKSGIAASYVGHPLADALPLDPPRAAARAALGLAEGDTVVGLLPGSRRSEVRFNAAAFAAAGRRLQAARPGLKLLLPVAPGLRGLVEEALAAAGAAGAVQLLDGRSHEVMAASDSLIIASGTATLEAALFKRPMVIGYRMASLNWALMKRMAYQPWVGLPNILAGDFVVPELLQQAMTPEALATATLRWLDDPAACARLAERFTDLHLSLRRDTARAAAGALGELLGA